The DNA region CGTCAAACGCGACCGCATCTTCGAGATGTACGAGGAAGACAGCGAACTTCTCGACGACGTCCTCATCGAGAACCTCCAGGCCATCGAAATGGCCCAGATCGCCAGCAACATCCTCACCAGCATGGCCGGCGCCTTCGCCAGCGTGATCAGCAACAACGTCAACCAGGTCGTGAAGGTCCTCACCGTCACCACCATCCTCGTCGCCATCCCCACCCTGGTCACCAGCATCTTCGGCATGAACGTCCCCGTGCCCTTCGCCGACGACAGCAGCGGCATCTGGATCGTCCTCGGCATCGCCACCCTCGTCTCCGCCCTCATCGGCTTCCTCTTCTACCGCTGGAAAGTGTTCTGAACGGAGAAGCTGGAATGACTCTCAATCTGGGACATGAATGATCAATGGCGGTTCTGGCGGATCTTCCGGCCAACTCATAAGCTCAATGACTTGCCGAGCTTCGGCGCGCACCCTGGACCACCAGTGATTCTCAAACAGGGCGTCCGTCAGCCAAAGTTTCTGGTCCTGAAGTTGCGTCATATCGGCGAGCGTTGCGTCAAGTCGCTTGAGGGCGGCCAATTGGCTGGGCTGACAGTCCTCCAGGCAACCGTCCCGGAGGGCTGGCACATACCAGCTATCAAAGTCGATTGCCAACTCGTCCCCGGCAATGGGCGAGTGGCCGGTCGAGATGACCTGAACTGAGGCAGGCTGTGCCAGGGCGCGCACGCTCAACTGCAAGAACTGGAGCGTGACTGTGCCATCATCCATGTCAGTTGGCCCACCAGCCGGCAAATTCTCCTCCATTCACATTCCCTGAATAACGGCCAGTTCCCGGGCGAGTTGGCCCATGACGCCCTGCACGGCGGTGACGCCGGTGGTGAGGAGGGTGGTGTACTCGTCGTGGGTGATGGGGCCTTCCTCGGCGCCGCCCTGCACTTCGATGATCAGGCCGGTGTCGGTGGCGACGACGTTCAGGTCGGCGCGGGCGACCTTGTCCTCGGCGTAGTCGAGGTCCACGCGGACTTCGTTGCCGATCAGGCCGACGCTGATCGCGCCGACGTTGTGGGTGATGGGCCACTCGCTGAGTTTGCCGGTGTTGATGAGGGTGTCGAAGAAGTCGTGCAGGGCGGCGTGCCCGGCGAGGATGCTGGCGACGCGGGTGCCGCCGTCGGCGACGAGGACGTCGCAGTCGACGTAGATGGTCTGGTTGCGGAAGTGCTTCAGGTCCACGCCAGCGCGCAGGGCGCGGCCGAGGAGGCGCTGGATTTCGTGGCGGCGGCCGTTCTGGAGGTTGCGTTCCCTGGCCTGCCGGTCGGTGGTGGCGCGCGGCAGCATGGAGTATTCGGCGGTCAGCCAGCCTTCTTTTTTGCCGCGCATGTGCGGGGCGGGTTTGTCGTCCAGGGTGATGGTGGCGAGAATCTCGGTGCGGCCCATGATGAGATGGGCGCTGCCGGGCGCGTGGGGGTTCACGCCGCGTTTGACGCTCAGGGGCCGGGGTTCGAGGAGGGTGCGGGCGTCGCGGGGGGGCAGGTCGGGGGTTTTGCCGGACTGGGGGGTGGTCATGTGGTGATCGGCTCGATTCTGAGCGGGGGGGCCGCCCGGGTGGATTTGTTCCCATTGTGACCGCTGGGGGCGGTGAGGGTGGCGATGACGGGCCGCGCGGCGTCCGGGTCGCCGGTGACGAGGTACGTGGTCTGGCCGGGGGTGGGCTGGTCGTGGAGGAGCCCGGCGCGGTCCAGGGTGTTGCGGGTGTGGCGGGCGACGGCGGCGCCGCTGTCCACCAGGGTGAACTGGTCGCCGAATTCGGCGTGGATGCTGCCTGCCAGGAAGGGGTAGTGGGTGCAGCCGAGGACGAGCTGGTCGGCGCCGGCGTCCGCGACGGGCCGCAGGATCGCGCGCAGGACCTCGCGGGTGCGGGCGCTGCCGGCCTGCCCGGCCTCCACGAGGGGCACGAGTTCGGTGCTGACGGCCTTGAGGACCTGCACGCCGGCCGGGTCGGCCCACTGGGCGATCACGTCGGCGAGGAGGGTGCCGCGCAGGGTGCCGGGGGTGGCGAGCACGCCGACCACGCCGGTGCGGGTGGCCTGCACGGCGGGTTTCACGGCCGGCACCAGCCCGATGATGGGGATGCTGAAGCGGGAGCGGAGGTGGTCGAGGCTGAACGCGGAGGAGGTGTTGCAGGCGTTCACGACGGCTTTCACGCCCAGTCGGTGCAGGGCGGTGATGGCGCGGTCGGTGAGGGCGCGGATCTCCTCGTCGGGGCGGGCGCCGTAGGGGACGTGGGCGGTGTCGCCCAGGTACAGGATGTCCTCGTGCGGAAGTTCCCGCCTCAACTGGGCGAGGATGCTCAGGCCGCCCACTCCACTGTCGAACACGCCCAGCGGCGCACCGGAAGCCATGCCCTCCAGTGTAGGGGAGACGGGCGGGGGCGTCCCACGCGTCTCACCTCTCGTCGTTTACGCTCGGGGCATCGTGAGGAAGGGTGTGGTGGCTGGGGTGCGTCGTCTGGTGCTGGGGGGGGTGCTGCTGTGCGGAGCGGCGGGGGCGGCCACGCCGTACCGCGTGCAGGCCGGGGACACGCTGCTGGGCATCGCGCTGCGGGCGGGCGTGAGCGTGAGTGCCATCCGCGCGGTGAACCCGGCGCTGCGGGCGTCCTCGACGGTGCAGCTGGGCCGCGTGATCCAGATTCCGGACCGGTCGGCGCCCGCGACGACGCACACGGTCACGGCCGGGCAGAACCTGACCGTGATCGCCCGGAAGTACGGCCTGACCCTGACGCAGCTCGTGCGCGCCAACCCGAAGTACGCCAGTGGGCGGCCGGTGCCGGCCGGCGCGCGGCTGAGCATCCCGGCGCGGCAGGTGCCGGTGTACCTGACGACCGGCCGGGACACGGTGGCCCCCGCCGCGGCGCGGCCCGCAGCCCGTTCCACCCGGGTGGTGACCACGCCCGCCGCCACCGCGCGCTCCGCCTCTCCGCGCTCGTCCGCGGCCTGGCTGTGGCCGGTCACGGGGTACACCACCGTCTCCAGCGGCTTCGGCGGCCGCACCCTGGAAGGCGAGGGTGAACAGCATTACGGCATCGACATCGTGGCGCCGGTGGGCACGCCGGTCCGGGCGGCGCGGGCCGGCCGGGTGCTGGAATCCCGGCCGGACTACCAGCGGGGGTGGGGATGGACGGTCGTGATCGAGCACCCGGACGGCTGGATCACCCGCTACGCGCACCTGAGCGCGAACCTGACGAAGCAGGGCGAGTGGGTGGTGCGCGGCCAGCCCATCGGCCGGGTGGGGGATACCGGGCGCAGCACCGGGCCGCACCTGCACTTCGGCACGTACCTGCGCTGGAATCCCCGCGACCCGATGAGCCTGTACCGCTGACCCGGCTGCCTGCCGGGCGGACGTCCCGGATGAAGACGGGCGGCAGCGGATACCCTCAGGGCCGATGACCCCTGACGCCGACCCGCCCCGCGCCGCCACGCCGGACTTCGTGCACTACGCCGAACTCAAGGGCGAGGACGCCCTGGCCCGACTGGACGCCTGGGCCGCGACCCTGTCCGCGCAGCCGGGCTTCTCAGGTGCGGAGGTGCTCACCAGCCCCGCGCAGCCGGGCCTCGCGCTGGTCGCCAGCCGCTGGACCGCGCCGGTTCCGCCGCTGGCCCTGCCGGACGGCGTGAAAGCCTGGGTGTTCGTGGTGCAGGCCAGCGTCACGCCGCGCGCCTAGCCCCCGGCGTTACAGGGCCGGAGTGAAGGCCGCCACCTCGGCCAGCAGGTCCCGGGCAGTCAGGTCCAGGCGCACCGGCGTCACGCTGATGAACCCGGCCTCCACGGCCCCGTCGTCGGTGTCCAGGTCCTCCAGGTCCCCGGCGCGGCTCTTGCCGGCCACCCAGTGGTACTCGCGGCCCTCCGGGTCCTGCCGGGTGATGATGCTGTCCTCCCAGCGGTGCTGCCCGACCCGCGTGACCCGCACGCCCCGCGCCTCCCCGGCGGGGAAGTTCACGTTCAGCAGCACCCGCGGCGGCAGGCCGCGCGTGAGCACCTCCCGCACGAGCTTCGCGGCGTACGCGGCGCCCGCGGCGAAGCTGTACTCGCCGTCCGGGCGGCCCAGCTGGCTGAAGGCGATGCTGGGCACGCCCAGCGCGAGGCCCTCGATGGCGGCGGCCACCGTGCCGCTGTGCGTGAGGTCCTCCCCGACGTTCGGGCCGATGTTGATGCCGCTGATCACCAGGTCCGGCGTGCCCAGCAGGTGGTAACCCAGTACCACGCAGTCCGCGGGCGTGCCGTCCACCCGGTACGCGGGAATGTCGCCGAAGCCCGCCGAGGCGGTGTGCTTGAAGCGCAGCGGCCGGCGGATGGTGATGCCGTGGCCCACCGCGGACTGCTCCACGTCCGGGGCGACCACGACCACGTCGGCCACGTCCGCCACGGCGAGCGCCAGGGCCTTGATGCCGGGGCTGAAGATTCCGTCGTCGTTGGCGACCAGCACGCGCGGGCGGCCGGTGCGGTCCTGCGGGTAGGCGGGCGAGTTCATGCCCGGCAAGGTAGCGTGCCGGGCGCCGCCCCGCGTCAGGGCCTGCCCTTGGGATTCACTTGGGCTTCCCGGGCGGGACAGGCCGGAACGGCGGCCGGCCCGGGCGTCACTATGCTGGGAGCATGCACGAGGACCGCTCCGCCCACCTGATCGCCCGGCTGCGGCGGCCGGGGGTGCTGACCCTGGCGGCCCTCACCCTGGGCCTGCAGGTGCTGCTCGTCCTCGACAACCTCAGCCGCGCGGACCTGCCGCTCACCCTGCTGAGCAGCGTGGGCCTGGTGGTCGGCGCGGCCCTGCTGGCCCTGGTCGCCTTGCGGCGCGTGGCCCCGGAATCCCTGGCGCCGCTGGTGCTGTGGTACGCCGCCGGGTGGTTTCTGCTCAGCACCCTGGGCGTGCTGTGGACCGGGCGGCCGCTGGGCACCCAGCCGTATCTATCGCACCTCGTGCTGGTCGCCGCGGCGTACACGCTGCTGCCGCTGCTGCCGGCGGGCGTGGTCGCGGCCGGTTCGGCGGTGGTCCTGGCAGCGGTGGGGTTCACGCGGCCCGCGCCGGATTCCCTGCTGCTCGCGTCGGTGCTGTACCTGGGCGTGCTGATGAGCTTCATGACCGTGTACGGCCGCGCCATCCGCGACCAGCGGGTCCGGGCCGAACTCGCCTGGGACCTGCAGGTGCACGACGTCCTGACCGGCCTGCTCAACCGCCGCGCGGCCCTGGAACGCCTGCGCGCCGCCTTCCGCACGGGGACCGACCACCGCCACACCGCGCTGCTGCTGCTGAACGTGGACGACTTTCAGGGCCTGAACGACACCTTCGGCCGCCCCGCCGGGGACGACGTGCTGCGCCACCTCGCGCAGACCCTGCGGGGCGGCCTGGACGACACGGCCCTGGTGGCCCGCTGGGGCGGGGACGAATTCCT from Deinococcus ficus includes:
- a CDS encoding GGDEF domain-containing protein produces the protein MHEDRSAHLIARLRRPGVLTLAALTLGLQVLLVLDNLSRADLPLTLLSSVGLVVGAALLALVALRRVAPESLAPLVLWYAAGWFLLSTLGVLWTGRPLGTQPYLSHLVLVAAAYTLLPLLPAGVVAAGSAVVLAAVGFTRPAPDSLLLASVLYLGVLMSFMTVYGRAIRDQRVRAELAWDLQVHDVLTGLLNRRAALERLRAAFRTGTDHRHTALLLLNVDDFQGLNDTFGRPAGDDVLRHLAQTLRGGLDDTALVARWGGDEFLVLAAVPGGPRAACAWAEDLRAQLRAVERGRGYALTLSGGLVVLAETDAPDQALALAGARLLTAKIRGRDRLVCHQAAG
- a CDS encoding LysM peptidoglycan-binding domain-containing M23 family metallopeptidase translates to MRKGVVAGVRRLVLGGVLLCGAAGAATPYRVQAGDTLLGIALRAGVSVSAIRAVNPALRASSTVQLGRVIQIPDRSAPATTHTVTAGQNLTVIARKYGLTLTQLVRANPKYASGRPVPAGARLSIPARQVPVYLTTGRDTVAPAAARPAARSTRVVTTPAATARSASPRSSAAWLWPVTGYTTVSSGFGGRTLEGEGEQHYGIDIVAPVGTPVRAARAGRVLESRPDYQRGWGWTVVIEHPDGWITRYAHLSANLTKQGEWVVRGQPIGRVGDTGRSTGPHLHFGTYLRWNPRDPMSLYR
- the murI gene encoding glutamate racemase, giving the protein MASGAPLGVFDSGVGGLSILAQLRRELPHEDILYLGDTAHVPYGARPDEEIRALTDRAITALHRLGVKAVVNACNTSSAFSLDHLRSRFSIPIIGLVPAVKPAVQATRTGVVGVLATPGTLRGTLLADVIAQWADPAGVQVLKAVSTELVPLVEAGQAGSARTREVLRAILRPVADAGADQLVLGCTHYPFLAGSIHAEFGDQFTLVDSGAAVARHTRNTLDRAGLLHDQPTPGQTTYLVTGDPDAARPVIATLTAPSGHNGNKSTRAAPPLRIEPITT
- the surE gene encoding 5'/3'-nucleotidase SurE, producing the protein MNSPAYPQDRTGRPRVLVANDDGIFSPGIKALALAVADVADVVVVAPDVEQSAVGHGITIRRPLRFKHTASAGFGDIPAYRVDGTPADCVVLGYHLLGTPDLVISGINIGPNVGEDLTHSGTVAAAIEGLALGVPSIAFSQLGRPDGEYSFAAGAAYAAKLVREVLTRGLPPRVLLNVNFPAGEARGVRVTRVGQHRWEDSIITRQDPEGREYHWVAGKSRAGDLEDLDTDDGAVEAGFISVTPVRLDLTARDLLAEVAAFTPAL
- the rph gene encoding ribonuclease PH: MTTPQSGKTPDLPPRDARTLLEPRPLSVKRGVNPHAPGSAHLIMGRTEILATITLDDKPAPHMRGKKEGWLTAEYSMLPRATTDRQARERNLQNGRRHEIQRLLGRALRAGVDLKHFRNQTIYVDCDVLVADGGTRVASILAGHAALHDFFDTLINTGKLSEWPITHNVGAISVGLIGNEVRVDLDYAEDKVARADLNVVATDTGLIIEVQGGAEEGPITHDEYTTLLTTGVTAVQGVMGQLARELAVIQGM